The proteins below come from a single Leptotrichia sp. oral taxon 223 genomic window:
- a CDS encoding ABC transporter permease yields the protein MRIIKELYDYREMLSNLVKKDLKVRYKGSVLGFLWTFLNPLLQLVVYTIVFSTIMKVNIDKFYIYLFIGLIPWLFFATCIQAGSTSILMNKDLIKKIYFPRIILPISTVNSAFMNMFYSMIVVLLTILVSGIGFSKYILLLPLAMIMQYILVLGMTFIFSALNVYFRDLEYILNIIVMIWFYLTPIIYEIEMIPEKYRFWFYLNPMTGIINFYRNILYYKRMPSFNSFGGILIYGIIMIVIGYFVFEKLQKNFAEEL from the coding sequence ATGAGAATTATAAAAGAATTATATGATTATCGTGAAATGCTTTCAAATTTAGTAAAAAAAGATTTAAAAGTAAGATACAAGGGTTCAGTATTGGGTTTTTTGTGGACATTTCTGAACCCTCTTTTACAATTGGTCGTTTATACGATAGTCTTTTCTACAATTATGAAAGTAAATATAGATAAATTTTATATTTATTTATTCATAGGATTAATTCCTTGGCTATTTTTTGCTACTTGCATTCAAGCTGGTTCAACAAGTATTTTGATGAATAAAGATTTGATAAAAAAAATATATTTCCCAAGAATTATATTACCTATTTCAACAGTAAATTCTGCTTTTATGAATATGTTTTACAGCATGATAGTTGTATTATTAACAATATTAGTCAGTGGCATTGGATTTAGTAAATATATATTACTTTTACCGCTCGCTATGATTATGCAATATATTTTAGTATTAGGAATGACTTTTATATTTTCAGCTTTAAATGTATATTTTAGAGATTTGGAATACATTCTAAACATTATAGTAATGATATGGTTTTATTTAACTCCGATAATTTATGAAATTGAAATGATACCAGAAAAATATCGTTTTTGGTTTTATTTAAATCCAATGACAGGTATAATAAATTTTTATAGAAATATTTTATATTATAAAAGAATGCCAAGTTTTAATTCATTTGGTGGAATATTAATTTATGGAATAATTATGATTGTCATTGGATATTTTGTATTTGAAAAATTACAGAAAAACTTTGCGGAGGAACTATAA
- a CDS encoding GDP-mannose 4,6-dehydratase, whose protein sequence is MKKVLVTGIDGFVARYLYDYLLKSGYDVYGTTINETYKNDKIKIFKMNLLNAENVNNVIKNIKPDMIFHLAGQSAVGLSWQKPVLTIDVNVNGTLNLLEAVKNNNINPKILIIGSSDQYGIIKPEDCPIKETQMQIPQSPYGISKKTQEELGKLYVKAYKMNIIFVRAFNHIGAGQGENFVVPDFASKIVKIEKGAIPVLKVGNLDTLRDFTDVRDIVRGYVMLLENGKIGESYNIGSGNVVRVKEILEKLVNLSNKEIKIEIDKEKFRPVDIPVVQCDNTKIKKDTGWKPEISINETLKDVLEYWRWK, encoded by the coding sequence ATGAAAAAAGTATTGGTAACTGGAATTGATGGTTTCGTTGCAAGATATTTGTATGATTATCTTTTAAAAAGTGGTTATGATGTTTACGGAACAACAATAAATGAAACATATAAAAATGATAAGATAAAGATATTTAAAATGAATCTGTTAAATGCAGAAAATGTTAATAATGTAATAAAAAATATAAAACCAGATATGATTTTTCATTTGGCTGGACAAAGTGCAGTAGGGCTTTCATGGCAAAAACCGGTTTTAACAATAGATGTCAATGTAAATGGGACTTTAAATTTATTAGAAGCTGTGAAAAATAATAATATAAATCCTAAAATATTAATTATTGGCTCAAGTGACCAGTATGGAATTATAAAACCTGAGGATTGCCCAATAAAAGAAACACAAATGCAAATTCCTCAAAGCCCATATGGAATTAGCAAAAAAACACAAGAAGAACTTGGCAAGTTATATGTAAAAGCCTACAAGATGAATATTATATTTGTAAGAGCCTTTAATCACATTGGTGCTGGACAAGGTGAAAATTTTGTAGTTCCTGATTTTGCAAGTAAAATTGTAAAAATTGAAAAAGGTGCGATTCCAGTATTAAAAGTTGGGAATTTAGATACTTTGAGAGATTTTACTGATGTAAGAGATATTGTCAGAGGGTATGTAATGTTACTTGAGAATGGGAAAATAGGAGAATCATATAATATAGGTTCAGGAAATGTTGTGAGGGTAAAGGAAATTTTAGAAAAATTAGTGAATTTATCAAATAAAGAAATAAAAATAGAAATAGATAAAGAAAAATTCCGTCCAGTTGATATACCAGTAGTGCAATGTGACAATACAAAGATTAAAAAAGATACAGGATGGAAGCCAGAAATTTCTATTAATGAAACATTGAAAGATGTTTTAGAATATTGGAGATGGAAATAA